Proteins from one Dysgonomonas sp. HDW5A genomic window:
- a CDS encoding glycoside hydrolase family 2 TIM barrel-domain containing protein encodes MQRQSSKFILFFLSLFFLSVNLSSQQINSDVLYKLVSPSGLVLDNTGTPTNSAQLYLSKDKKGNEGQVWKITKLENGYYTITNPFINKNIDNDNVTSGNGNAVVQWDASNSNENQQWKFAVTGTGAYAVTHKNSGMTLAFTGEDVEGSKIYQLPSSSQLWRLVPTSIKAPKEIKVKRSKNDWENETIFAINKEPGHVTYIPFPSVESLKADKSFDQPWLEPSSSYYQSLNGNWKFNWVKQPSERPADFYKMNYDVSSWKEIPVPSNWEMHGYGTPIYTNITYPHKNNPPFIQPQRGYTNETEVNPVGSYRRNFSIPSDWDGKEIFLHFDGVYSGLYVWINGEKVGYSQGANNVAEFNITDYVKVGDNTIAVEIYRWTDGSYIEDQDMFRLSGIHRSVFVYATPKVHVRDYFLLSEFVGDDYSSAIFRVKASVKNYDKKASQATTMNISLLDGSGKEVANLTQVIGTLKNGQELNYDLQTKVDNPVLWSAEKPNLYTAIVTLKDDSGKVLEAMSSKFGFRKIEIKNKRVYVNNEQVFFKGVNRHDIHPQYGKAVPVESMMQDIVLMKQHNLNTIRTSHYPNDPRMYAMFDYYGLYVIDEADLENHGNHSISDMPSWLPAFKDRVERMIHRDKNHPSVIFWSMGNEGGNGKNFDEVCKLTRTLDPSRIVHYEGRNESADIDSHMYPSLERMAAFDQQTSDKPYFLCEYAHAMGNAVGNLAEYWDYIENKSQRMIGGCIWDWVDQGINMPGKPQNQYYLGGDFGDKPNDFDFVCNGLTTPDRRVTAKLLEVKKIYQYVKFRPLSLVSGKIEIENKYDFTNLNDFNITWEVMKDGVKSESGMIESLDLSPNQKTVITVPYNKNLEAGSEYFLNIYFSLKNETSWGKSGHVIASEQFALNDRQPLSNMDVSSMPEIVVTEQGNNLNISGDRFKTVFDISQGIMTSLQYNGQEMIYNGKGFNLNWYRSVNNDKYTDQSYHPTTNDKQIFSYQVANDKKSVTIIASTVASIASEKPVKIPYLIKYTIYSDGTIDVDASFNSTSMGSIVRRLGLQIVLPSGMENIRYYGHGPHENYSDRKHAAFIGEYATTVKGMEAEHYVRSQSMGNREDIRWVEITNQNKQGLKISSKDKLGFAALHFTDQTLWDAVHDFKLDELRKPEIYLSLDAIQQGLGNASCGPLPLSEYMIPANANIGYSFRIQAVK; translated from the coding sequence ATGCAAAGACAATCTTCTAAGTTTATCTTATTTTTCCTCAGTTTATTCTTTTTGAGTGTTAACCTATCTTCTCAGCAAATAAATTCTGATGTGCTGTATAAATTAGTGAGTCCTTCAGGCTTGGTATTAGATAATACGGGTACTCCGACTAATAGTGCTCAGTTGTACTTGTCTAAAGATAAAAAAGGAAATGAGGGACAAGTTTGGAAAATTACTAAACTCGAAAATGGTTATTATACAATAACTAATCCTTTTATAAACAAGAATATTGATAACGATAATGTTACTTCAGGAAATGGCAATGCAGTGGTACAATGGGATGCAAGCAATTCGAATGAAAATCAGCAATGGAAATTTGCTGTAACAGGTACGGGGGCTTATGCTGTTACGCACAAAAACAGTGGAATGACTTTAGCTTTTACAGGAGAGGATGTCGAGGGATCAAAGATATATCAGCTACCAAGCTCATCTCAGTTATGGAGGTTGGTTCCGACAAGTATCAAAGCACCTAAAGAAATAAAAGTAAAACGGAGTAAAAATGACTGGGAAAATGAAACGATTTTTGCTATCAATAAAGAACCGGGGCATGTGACTTATATTCCTTTTCCATCCGTAGAAAGTTTGAAAGCTGATAAAAGCTTTGACCAGCCTTGGTTGGAACCGTCGTCTTCGTACTATCAATCATTGAACGGTAATTGGAAGTTTAATTGGGTGAAACAGCCATCGGAACGTCCTGCCGATTTTTATAAAATGAATTATGATGTATCTTCTTGGAAAGAAATTCCTGTGCCTTCTAATTGGGAAATGCATGGGTATGGAACTCCTATTTATACGAATATAACTTATCCTCACAAAAATAATCCTCCGTTTATTCAACCTCAAAGAGGATATACAAATGAAACGGAAGTTAATCCCGTAGGCTCGTATCGTCGTAATTTCTCAATCCCTTCGGATTGGGACGGAAAAGAGATTTTCTTACACTTTGATGGTGTGTATAGTGGGCTTTATGTATGGATTAATGGTGAAAAAGTAGGTTATAGCCAGGGAGCAAATAATGTCGCTGAATTTAATATTACCGATTATGTAAAAGTTGGAGACAATACAATTGCGGTAGAGATATACCGATGGACCGATGGTAGTTATATCGAAGATCAAGATATGTTTCGTTTGAGTGGAATCCACAGAAGTGTATTTGTGTATGCTACTCCTAAAGTACATGTGCGTGATTACTTTCTTTTATCAGAATTTGTAGGGGACGATTATAGTTCAGCAATTTTCAGGGTAAAAGCATCGGTGAAAAATTATGATAAAAAAGCTTCGCAGGCTACCACAATGAATATTTCTTTATTAGATGGTTCAGGTAAGGAAGTGGCTAATCTCACTCAGGTTATTGGAACATTGAAGAATGGGCAAGAGCTAAATTACGATTTACAGACAAAGGTCGATAATCCGGTTTTGTGGTCGGCAGAGAAACCCAATTTATATACTGCTATCGTAACATTGAAAGATGATAGTGGAAAAGTTTTGGAAGCAATGTCTTCTAAATTCGGATTCAGAAAAATAGAGATAAAGAACAAACGTGTGTATGTAAATAATGAGCAGGTTTTCTTCAAAGGAGTGAACAGGCACGATATCCATCCTCAATATGGAAAAGCTGTTCCCGTTGAATCTATGATGCAGGATATAGTATTGATGAAGCAACATAACCTGAATACTATTCGTACCAGCCATTATCCGAATGATCCGCGTATGTATGCGATGTTCGACTACTATGGGCTGTATGTTATCGATGAAGCTGATCTGGAAAATCACGGTAATCATTCGATCAGTGATATGCCTAGTTGGTTGCCTGCATTTAAAGATCGTGTAGAGCGTATGATTCATCGCGATAAAAATCATCCATCTGTTATCTTTTGGTCAATGGGTAATGAAGGCGGAAATGGTAAGAATTTTGATGAAGTATGTAAATTAACACGGACTCTTGATCCATCCCGTATAGTACATTATGAAGGGCGAAACGAATCGGCTGATATTGATTCACATATGTATCCTTCATTGGAGCGAATGGCCGCATTTGATCAGCAAACATCAGATAAGCCTTATTTTCTGTGTGAATATGCTCATGCGATGGGAAATGCAGTTGGTAATTTGGCTGAATATTGGGATTATATTGAAAATAAATCGCAACGTATGATTGGCGGATGTATTTGGGATTGGGTAGATCAAGGTATTAATATGCCTGGAAAACCTCAAAACCAGTATTACCTTGGAGGTGATTTTGGTGATAAACCCAATGATTTTGATTTTGTCTGTAATGGTCTTACAACCCCCGACCGCAGAGTTACAGCCAAATTGTTAGAGGTGAAAAAGATATATCAGTATGTTAAGTTCAGACCACTGTCTTTGGTCAGTGGCAAAATCGAGATTGAAAATAAGTATGACTTTACCAATTTGAATGATTTTAATATTACTTGGGAGGTAATGAAAGATGGTGTGAAATCCGAATCAGGTATGATTGAATCTCTAGATCTTTCTCCCAATCAAAAGACTGTAATTACAGTTCCGTACAATAAAAATCTGGAAGCAGGCAGCGAATATTTTCTGAATATATATTTCAGTCTTAAAAATGAAACTAGTTGGGGTAAATCTGGACATGTCATTGCAAGTGAGCAGTTTGCTTTGAATGACCGTCAGCCCTTGTCGAATATGGATGTTTCTTCTATGCCGGAGATAGTGGTTACAGAACAGGGGAATAATCTAAATATTAGTGGTGATAGGTTTAAAACCGTTTTTGACATATCTCAGGGAATAATGACCTCTTTGCAATATAATGGACAAGAAATGATTTATAATGGAAAGGGCTTTAATCTAAATTGGTACCGTAGTGTAAATAACGATAAATATACCGATCAGAGCTATCATCCAACAACCAATGATAAACAGATATTTAGTTATCAGGTAGCTAATGATAAAAAATCAGTTACGATTATAGCTAGTACTGTTGCCTCTATTGCCAGTGAAAAACCGGTAAAAATACCTTATCTTATAAAGTATACTATTTATTCTGATGGAACAATCGATGTAGATGCCTCTTTTAATTCGACTTCAATGGGTTCTATCGTTCGCCGATTAGGTTTGCAAATAGTTTTACCTTCGGGTATGGAGAATATCCGTTATTACGGACATGGACCTCATGAAAATTATTCGGACAGGAAACATGCGGCTTTTATAGGCGAATATGCTACAACAGTTAAAGGAATGGAAGCAGAGCATTACGTACGTTCGCAAAGTATGGGCAACCGCGAAGATATCAGATGGGTTGAGATAACTAATCAGAACAAGCAAGGTTTAAAGATATCCTCAAAAGACAAACTTGGTTTTGCAGCTTTGCATTTTACAGATCAAACACTATGGGATGCAGTACATGATTTTAAATTGGATGAGCTACGCAAGCCCGAAATTTATTTGAGTCTGGATGCTATTCAGCAAGGGTTGGGTAATGCCAGTTGCGGACCTCTTCCATTGTCAGAATATATGATTCCTGCTAATGCCAATATTGGTTATTCTTTTAGAATACAAGCCGTAAAATAA
- a CDS encoding acyl-ACP desaturase, translated as MSIKNIRLEVMRFLEKNVDTFIDQYLIPIEKIWQPTDYLPNSQKETFFDEVTELRELAKDLPYDFWVVLVGDTITEEALPTYESWLMEVDGIDNVERNGWSKWIRQWTSEENRHGDLLNKYLYLSGRVNMKEVEITTQHLISDGFDIGTGRDPYKNFVYTSFQELATFISHNRVAELAKKVGDDKLSRMCKRIASDEMRHHYAYSEFVKSIFEVDPSEMMLAFQYMMKQKIVMPAHFLRESGQKISTAFEQFSNAAQRMGVYTASDYVDIMQKLIDKWQIDKISGLTDEAERARDFLMKLPARMAKISERLVVPVDSYIFKWVQPAVK; from the coding sequence ATGTCTATAAAAAATATTCGCCTCGAAGTTATGCGCTTCTTGGAAAAAAATGTCGATACTTTTATCGATCAATATTTAATACCAATTGAAAAAATCTGGCAGCCGACAGATTATCTACCCAATTCACAAAAGGAAACTTTCTTTGATGAAGTTACGGAGCTACGTGAGTTGGCGAAAGATTTACCTTATGACTTTTGGGTAGTATTGGTTGGAGATACCATTACCGAAGAGGCTTTACCCACGTACGAATCGTGGTTAATGGAGGTAGATGGTATTGATAATGTAGAGCGCAATGGCTGGTCAAAATGGATCAGGCAATGGACTAGTGAAGAGAATCGTCATGGAGACTTATTAAATAAATATTTATACCTGTCGGGCAGGGTAAATATGAAAGAAGTTGAGATAACTACTCAACACCTGATAAGTGATGGCTTTGATATAGGTACAGGACGTGATCCGTATAAAAACTTTGTATATACCAGCTTTCAGGAATTAGCGACTTTTATATCGCATAACCGAGTAGCAGAGCTGGCTAAAAAAGTCGGAGACGACAAATTATCGCGAATGTGTAAGCGTATTGCCAGCGATGAGATGAGGCATCACTATGCATACAGCGAGTTTGTAAAAAGTATATTTGAAGTTGATCCAAGTGAAATGATGCTTGCTTTTCAATATATGATGAAACAAAAAATAGTTATGCCTGCTCACTTTTTGAGAGAATCAGGTCAAAAAATAAGTACGGCATTTGAGCAGTTTTCTAATGCAGCACAACGCATGGGGGTTTATACTGCCAGCGATTATGTAGACATTATGCAGAAGCTGATAGACAAATGGCAAATTGATAAAATATCGGGATTGACAGATGAGGCAGAACGTGCTCGTGATTTTCTAATGAAATTACCTGCCCGTATGGCCAAAATCTCAGAGCGACTGGTCGTTCCTGTTGATTCGTATATATTTAAATGGGTACAGCCTGCTGTGAAATAA
- a CDS encoding 1-acyl-sn-glycerol-3-phosphate acyltransferase: MQKLISYSLSVIYYLLFLLTLLIFHPIQWICFNWFGYDAHKKSVDILNFFLTLNTYILGTTYKVENLERLPQGVPIIIAANHQSLYDISGILWFMRKVHPKFISKIELGKGIPSISYNLNHGGSVLIDRKDAKQSLSAIKKMADYIEATKRTAVIFPEGTRSKNGQPGPFAENGLKILCKYAPSAYIVPVTINNSWKMTKWGSFPMGLGNRLTFTIHEPFAVKGIPFSEAFERVEKEVVEAITL; the protein is encoded by the coding sequence ATGCAAAAACTAATATCATACTCACTTTCAGTTATTTATTATCTGCTTTTTTTATTGACATTATTAATCTTTCATCCTATTCAGTGGATATGTTTTAATTGGTTTGGTTACGATGCTCATAAGAAGAGTGTGGATATTTTAAATTTCTTTTTAACGCTCAATACGTATATCCTAGGAACAACATATAAAGTCGAAAATTTGGAACGTCTACCACAGGGGGTACCTATTATTATAGCAGCTAATCATCAGAGTTTATACGATATTTCAGGAATTTTGTGGTTTATGAGAAAAGTGCATCCTAAGTTTATAAGTAAAATAGAATTAGGAAAAGGCATTCCCAGTATATCTTATAACCTGAATCATGGAGGTTCGGTACTGATTGATCGAAAAGATGCAAAACAATCATTATCGGCAATCAAAAAAATGGCGGATTATATCGAAGCTACAAAGCGTACGGCTGTTATTTTCCCCGAAGGAACAAGGAGTAAAAATGGTCAGCCGGGTCCCTTTGCCGAAAATGGGTTGAAAATACTTTGTAAATACGCACCCTCAGCATATATTGTACCTGTAACCATTAATAATTCATGGAAAATGACGAAATGGGGTTCTTTCCCAATGGGGTTAGGGAATAGACTGACGTTTACAATTCATGAGCCTTTCGCAGTGAAAGGTATTCCATTTTCGGAAGCCTTCGAAAGGGTTGAAAAAGAAGTTGTTGAAGCAATTACTTTGTAG
- a CDS encoding flavodoxin gives MKKIGLFYGTSTVKTAEIAKKIQAAFADTTMGVVAIEEAWRKDFEGYDNIILGTSTWFDGELPTYWDEILPDLDDLKLKGKKVAIFGLGNQVDYPENFVDGIGLLAETFEAGGATIVGLTSTEGYTFEKSKALRDDKFLGLAIDIDTQADKTDKRISDWVAQLKKEFS, from the coding sequence ATGAAAAAGATAGGTTTATTTTATGGTACTAGTACTGTAAAAACAGCAGAGATAGCTAAGAAGATACAAGCTGCATTCGCAGATACTACAATGGGAGTTGTAGCTATTGAAGAAGCTTGGAGAAAAGACTTCGAAGGCTATGATAATATTATTCTGGGAACATCTACTTGGTTTGATGGTGAATTGCCAACATATTGGGATGAAATTCTTCCGGATCTGGATGATTTAAAATTGAAAGGTAAAAAAGTAGCTATTTTCGGTCTGGGAAATCAAGTTGATTATCCTGAGAATTTTGTGGATGGAATCGGCCTTTTGGCTGAAACATTCGAAGCAGGAGGAGCTACTATTGTAGGTCTTACTTCTACCGAAGGCTATACTTTCGAAAAATCGAAAGCTCTGAGAGATGATAAGTTCCTCGGATTGGCTATTGATATAGATACTCAAGCAGATAAAACGGATAAACGGATTTCTGACTGGGTTGCTCAATTAAAGAAAGAGTTCAGCTAA